Proteins found in one Candidatus Brocadiaceae bacterium genomic segment:
- a CDS encoding DegT/DnrJ/EryC1/StrS family aminotransferase, producing the protein MSSADEKLAILGGRPAVAPGTIKPWPPIDETDRRMVMASLEGGSHAYGPNCIAFQNEFAAWNGNRHAIFTNSGTAALHMGVAACGVGAGDHVLVTAYSWSSSATCVIHHNAIPVFVDIDFDTINMDVDRIEAAITPRTKAIIVVHLHGLAVDMEKVMAIARKHNLKVIEDACQAHGALFDGRRTGTMGDCAAFSFNQNKCLCAGEGGMFVTDDDEIARKAAQVWSFGETRTPVESRDYHAYALGWMYRGADMPAAFGRAQLQKMDGYWRMLRANGDVMNRELAGIKGLILPTEPPRHTHNWYNYCCRIDFDAIGWTGDRVKMRDAVVKAVNAEGVPASVWQRFILPAMTVFQARNAYGGGFPWSIKGANEGVDYDPAHFPVAQRHCDSYFALVMALRAPNGPDVAAKVAGAIRKVFENIDRIDPDALS; encoded by the coding sequence ATGAGCAGCGCAGACGAGAAGCTGGCCATCCTCGGCGGCCGCCCGGCCGTCGCCCCCGGCACGATCAAGCCCTGGCCCCCGATTGACGAGACCGACCGTCGGATGGTCATGGCCTCCCTCGAAGGCGGCAGCCACGCCTACGGCCCCAACTGCATTGCGTTCCAGAACGAGTTCGCCGCCTGGAACGGCAACCGGCATGCGATCTTCACGAACAGCGGCACCGCCGCGCTGCACATGGGCGTGGCCGCCTGCGGCGTCGGCGCCGGCGACCACGTCCTGGTGACGGCCTACTCCTGGTCCTCCAGCGCCACGTGCGTCATCCACCACAACGCCATCCCGGTCTTCGTCGACATCGACTTCGACACGATCAACATGGACGTCGACAGGATCGAGGCGGCCATCACGCCGCGGACGAAGGCGATCATCGTCGTCCATCTGCACGGTTTGGCCGTGGACATGGAGAAGGTGATGGCCATCGCGCGCAAGCACAACCTGAAGGTCATCGAGGATGCCTGCCAGGCGCACGGCGCGCTCTTCGACGGCCGCCGAACGGGCACCATGGGCGACTGCGCCGCCTTCAGCTTCAATCAGAACAAGTGCCTCTGCGCCGGCGAGGGCGGCATGTTCGTGACCGACGACGACGAGATCGCCCGCAAGGCCGCGCAGGTCTGGAGCTTCGGCGAGACGCGCACCCCCGTCGAGAGCCGCGATTACCATGCCTACGCGCTGGGCTGGATGTACCGCGGCGCCGACATGCCCGCCGCCTTCGGCCGCGCGCAACTGCAGAAGATGGACGGCTACTGGCGCATGCTCCGGGCGAACGGCGACGTGATGAACCGCGAACTGGCCGGCATCAAGGGGCTGATCCTGCCGACGGAGCCGCCGCGGCACACCCACAACTGGTACAACTACTGCTGCCGGATCGACTTCGACGCCATCGGCTGGACGGGCGACCGGGTGAAGATGCGCGACGCCGTCGTCAAAGCGGTCAACGCCGAGGGTGTGCCGGCGAGCGTCTGGCAGCGGTTCATCCTGCCGGCCATGACCGTTTTCCAGGCCCGGAACGCCTACGGCGGCGGCTTCCCGTGGTCGATCAAGGGAGCGAACGAGGGCGTCGACTATGATCCGGCGCACTTCCCGGTCGCGCAGCGTCACTGCGACAGTTACTTCGCCCTGGTAATGGCCCTCCGGGCGCCCAACGGCCCCGACGTCGCGGCGAAGGTGGCCGGCGCGATCCGGAAGGTCTTCGAGAACATCGACCGGATCGACCCCGACGCCCTTTCGTGA
- a CDS encoding sugar phosphate isomerase/epimerase, producing MKDTPVGIQLYSVRGDCEKDFAGTLKALADMGYDGVEFAWNYGSMPPDELADLLRSLGLRACGLHAPKDQIAAPDSQAYAYAAGVGCPYISVSLAGDVEKDWPAAIALVQEAGRVAAGKGILFSYHNHAQEFHTFDGKYALDALYEQTDPTQVMAELDTHWIARGGADPVAYIRKYAGRVPQLHLKDIGPNDEFIEIGRGVLDLEAVLNAADDAGSKWIIYEQDRCERPALESARISIDNLHKVLG from the coding sequence GTGAAAGACACACCGGTCGGCATCCAGTTGTACTCCGTGCGCGGAGACTGCGAAAAGGACTTTGCGGGCACCCTGAAGGCCCTGGCGGACATGGGATACGACGGCGTCGAGTTCGCCTGGAACTACGGCAGCATGCCGCCCGACGAACTGGCAGACCTGCTCCGGAGCCTGGGCCTGCGCGCCTGCGGCCTGCACGCGCCGAAGGACCAGATCGCCGCGCCCGACAGCCAGGCGTACGCCTACGCCGCCGGCGTCGGATGCCCCTACATCAGCGTGAGTCTGGCCGGCGACGTGGAGAAGGACTGGCCGGCCGCCATCGCGCTGGTGCAGGAGGCCGGGAGGGTGGCGGCGGGGAAGGGCATCCTGTTCAGCTACCACAATCATGCCCAGGAGTTCCACACGTTCGACGGCAAGTATGCGCTGGACGCGCTCTACGAGCAGACAGACCCCACGCAGGTGATGGCGGAACTGGACACGCACTGGATCGCCCGCGGCGGCGCCGATCCGGTCGCCTACATCCGCAAGTACGCCGGCCGCGTGCCCCAGCTTCACCTGAAGGACATCGGCCCGAACGACGAGTTCATCGAGATCGGCCGCGGCGTCCTGGACCTGGAGGCCGTGCTGAACGCGGCGGACGATGCGGGCTCGAAGTGGATCATCTATGAGCAGGACCGCTGCGAGCGCCCCGCGCTGGAGAGCGCCCGAATCAGCATCGACAACCTGCACAAAGTCCTCGGCTAA
- a CDS encoding sugar phosphate isomerase/epimerase, with amino-acid sequence MRYSMMSYTMTRQKEHFDFDEMLRLTAELGMAGIDFFGSCGMTVDEVRARVDDAGIPVVCYIYSANLAATDKGELTKALDTTKRQVDEALVLGAPLMMVTTPGIEGVDRTEARKRWIGGLQMANAIAQDAGLVLSIENFPGADSPFVVGDDVLEAMREVPGLKLTFDNGNAGTGEDPGASFARCAEHVVHAHFKDWRIVDAANPGARLMLDGHHYVAALIGEGDIDQAGSLAAMKKAGYDGCINIEYEGNDYTPAEGVRRAVAYLRSLEETL; translated from the coding sequence ATGAGATACTCGATGATGTCGTACACGATGACGCGCCAGAAGGAGCATTTCGACTTCGACGAGATGCTGCGGCTGACGGCCGAACTGGGCATGGCAGGGATCGATTTCTTCGGCAGCTGCGGCATGACGGTTGATGAGGTGCGCGCCCGCGTGGACGATGCCGGCATCCCCGTCGTCTGCTACATCTACAGCGCCAACCTGGCCGCGACCGATAAAGGCGAACTGACGAAGGCGCTCGACACAACGAAGCGGCAGGTGGACGAGGCCCTCGTCCTCGGCGCGCCGCTGATGATGGTGACGACGCCCGGCATCGAGGGCGTCGACCGGACCGAAGCCCGCAAGCGCTGGATCGGCGGGCTCCAGATGGCCAACGCGATCGCGCAAGACGCCGGCCTGGTGCTCTCCATCGAGAACTTCCCGGGTGCGGACAGCCCCTTCGTCGTCGGCGATGACGTGCTGGAGGCCATGCGGGAGGTGCCCGGCCTGAAGCTCACGTTCGACAACGGCAACGCCGGCACCGGCGAGGACCCGGGGGCGTCGTTCGCGCGCTGCGCCGAGCACGTCGTGCACGCGCACTTCAAGGACTGGCGCATCGTTGATGCGGCCAATCCGGGCGCCCGCCTCATGCTGGACGGGCATCACTACGTGGCCGCCCTCATCGGCGAGGGCGACATCGACCAGGCCGGGTCGCTCGCCGCCATGAAGAAGGCCGGCTACGACGGCTGCATCAACATAGAGTATGAAGGCAACGACTACACTCCGGCCGAAGGCGTGCGCCGTGCCGTCGCATACCTCCGAAGTCTTGAGGAGACCCTCTGA
- a CDS encoding L-rhamnose isomerase, protein MTNRAQVERVYSEASSRYAELGVDARTALDRLSGVAVSLHCWQGDDVAGFEAPDAELSGGGIQATGNYPGRARTPEELRADLDVAVSLIPGTHRLNLHAIYGEFAGQSVDRNEIGPEHFAGWTDWARQRGMGVDFNPTFFSHPLAQDGLTLSHSDEGVRRFWIEHAIACRRIGAHFGRALGTPCVTNLWIPDGTKDTPIDRAAPRRRLKDALDEIYAEPLDRAHNLDSLEGKLFGIGSESFVVGSHEFYLAYALANARLLCLDTGHYHPTEQVADKVSAVLTFLDEILLHVSRGVRWDSDHVVTFGDDVTLLAAELVRNDYLPRVHLGLDYFDASINRVAAWVIGTRAFLKALLLAMLEPTDRLRRMELEGDTTGRLALLEELKSLPFGAVWDYHCLQCGVPVGPAWLEEIRRYERKVLSQRQ, encoded by the coding sequence ATGACGAACAGAGCGCAGGTCGAACGGGTCTACAGCGAGGCGAGTTCGCGGTATGCCGAACTCGGGGTCGATGCGCGGACGGCACTGGACCGGCTGAGCGGCGTCGCCGTCAGCCTGCACTGCTGGCAAGGCGACGACGTGGCCGGCTTCGAGGCGCCCGACGCGGAACTCTCGGGCGGCGGCATCCAGGCCACCGGCAACTACCCCGGCCGCGCGCGCACGCCGGAGGAACTGCGGGCCGATCTGGACGTCGCCGTGTCGCTGATCCCGGGCACGCACCGGCTCAACCTGCACGCCATCTACGGCGAGTTCGCCGGGCAGTCGGTCGACCGCAACGAGATCGGCCCCGAGCACTTTGCCGGCTGGACAGATTGGGCGCGCCAACGAGGGATGGGCGTGGACTTCAACCCGACCTTCTTCTCGCACCCGCTGGCCCAGGACGGCCTCACGCTCAGCCACAGCGATGAGGGCGTGCGGCGGTTCTGGATCGAGCACGCCATCGCCTGCCGCCGTATCGGCGCGCACTTCGGCCGGGCACTGGGCACCCCCTGCGTCACGAACCTGTGGATCCCTGACGGCACAAAGGACACGCCGATCGACCGGGCGGCACCGCGCCGCAGGCTCAAGGACGCGCTGGACGAGATCTACGCGGAGCCGCTCGACCGCGCGCACAACCTGGACAGCCTGGAGGGCAAGCTGTTCGGCATCGGCTCGGAGAGCTTCGTGGTCGGATCCCATGAGTTCTACCTCGCCTACGCACTGGCCAACGCCAGGCTGCTCTGCCTCGACACGGGCCACTACCACCCCACCGAGCAGGTGGCCGACAAGGTCTCGGCCGTCCTGACGTTCCTGGATGAGATCCTGCTGCACGTCAGCCGCGGCGTGCGGTGGGACAGCGACCACGTGGTCACGTTCGGCGACGACGTGACGCTGCTGGCCGCCGAGCTGGTCAGGAACGACTACCTGCCGCGCGTCCATCTGGGGTTGGACTACTTCGACGCCAGCATCAACCGCGTCGCCGCCTGGGTCATCGGCACGCGTGCGTTCCTGAAGGCGCTGCTCCTGGCGATGCTGGAGCCGACGGACCGCCTGCGCCGGATGGAGCTGGAGGGCGACACCACGGGGCGCCTGGCGCTTCTGGAGGAACTGAAATCGCTCCCGTTCGGCGCCGTCTGGGACTACCACTGCCTGCAGTGCGGCGTCCCCGTCGGCCCGGCCTGGCTCGAAGAAATCCGCCGCTACGAGCGCAAGGTGCTCTCGCAACGGCAGTAG
- a CDS encoding rhamnulokinase produces MPIKHCYIAVDLGAESGRVMLGTLEAGRLELLEAHRFPNGSVPQGDSIRWDIGRLFAEIDQGIARAAGRAGGRLEAVGVDSWGVDFGLLDEDDRLIEPPYHYRDSRTDGMMERAFERLPRREFYGRTGIQFLPINSVFQLLAMRLAGDPVLERAKRLLFIADLVNWHLCGQRLAEYTLASTSQMMDMRTGCWSEAVLSALELPADILPDIVLPGTGIGELRPELARRIGVRPLPVVAVGAHDTASAVAAVPAEGDRWAYLSSGTWSLLGVERDRPMITDETFEAAFTNEGGVEGTFRLLKNIMGLWPLQECRRQWASEGMTFAYEALTAMAEASEPFAAALDPCDDAFLAPGNMPARINEHMAAHARTPFADRGGMVRAILEGLALAYRRHVRQLESVVGHGVDALHVVGGGSRNGLLNRFTADATERPVVAGPVEATAIGNVLMQALATGRVDSIEEARAVVCRSFPTQRYEPGDPEVWRHEEERRLPAD; encoded by the coding sequence ATGCCGATCAAACACTGCTACATCGCCGTCGACCTGGGCGCCGAGAGCGGGCGCGTGATGCTCGGCACCCTGGAGGCCGGGCGCCTGGAACTGCTCGAGGCGCATCGATTCCCGAACGGTTCGGTGCCTCAGGGCGACTCCATCCGCTGGGACATCGGGCGGCTGTTCGCCGAGATCGACCAGGGGATCGCCCGGGCGGCCGGCCGGGCCGGCGGCCGCCTCGAGGCTGTCGGCGTCGATAGCTGGGGGGTGGACTTCGGCCTGCTGGACGAGGACGACCGCCTGATCGAGCCGCCCTATCATTACCGCGACTCCCGCACCGACGGCATGATGGAACGCGCATTCGAGCGGCTGCCGAGGCGCGAGTTCTACGGCCGGACCGGCATCCAGTTCCTGCCGATCAATTCGGTCTTCCAGCTCCTGGCGATGCGCCTGGCGGGCGACCCGGTGCTCGAACGCGCGAAGCGGCTGCTCTTCATCGCCGACCTGGTCAACTGGCACCTGTGCGGTCAGCGGCTGGCCGAATACACCCTGGCCAGCACCTCGCAGATGATGGACATGCGCACGGGGTGCTGGTCGGAGGCCGTCCTGTCGGCACTCGAACTGCCGGCCGACATCCTGCCGGACATCGTGCTGCCCGGCACGGGCATCGGCGAGCTTCGGCCCGAGCTGGCCCGCAGGATCGGCGTGCGGCCCCTGCCCGTCGTGGCGGTCGGCGCGCACGACACCGCCTCGGCGGTGGCCGCCGTTCCCGCCGAGGGCGACCGCTGGGCGTATCTGTCCAGCGGCACATGGTCCCTGCTCGGCGTCGAGCGGGACCGCCCCATGATCACCGACGAGACCTTCGAGGCGGCCTTCACCAACGAGGGAGGCGTCGAGGGCACCTTCCGACTGCTGAAGAACATCATGGGGCTCTGGCCGCTCCAGGAGTGCCGGCGGCAGTGGGCGTCCGAGGGAATGACGTTCGCCTACGAGGCGCTGACGGCCATGGCCGAGGCGTCCGAACCGTTTGCAGCGGCGCTGGACCCGTGCGACGACGCCTTTCTGGCGCCGGGGAACATGCCCGCGCGCATCAACGAGCACATGGCCGCGCACGCACGGACGCCGTTCGCGGACAGGGGCGGCATGGTCCGGGCCATCCTGGAGGGCCTGGCCCTCGCCTACCGCCGGCACGTGCGGCAACTGGAGTCCGTCGTCGGCCACGGCGTGGACGCCCTGCACGTCGTCGGGGGCGGTTCCCGCAACGGCCTCCTGAACCGTTTCACGGCCGACGCGACCGAACGGCCGGTCGTGGCCGGCCCGGTCGAGGCGACCGCCATCGGCAACGTCCTGATGCAGGCGCTGGCCACGGGCCGCGTCGATTCGATCGAGGAGGCCCGAGCGGTCGTTTGCAGGTCGTTCCCCACGCAGCGGTACGAACCCGGGGATCCCGAGGTCTGGCGTCACGAAGAGGAACGCCGGCTCCCGGCAGACTGA
- a CDS encoding efflux RND transporter periplasmic adaptor subunit, which translates to MKKPIAIVVVLVLLSLLGWRVYVKARAHAAGAAGPGAGRGQAVPIEVGPVSTGLIRDVAFFTGSLRPRSEFTVAPKVSGRLEQLLVNIGDRVSRGQVVAVLDDDEYVLEVEQSRAELEVAEANLIQTESALAIGRREYERVQALREKGIASESDLDAAEANFQARTAAARVAAAQVAQRRAALQSAQVRQSYTQIAVDWEDGADERLVGERFVDEGALLRANDPIVSILDLNTLTAALHVIERDYTKVQPGQEVMVTTDAFPEETFSGRVVRVAPLLRETSRQARVEVELPNPQGLLKPGMFVRASIEFGRVENATTVPSSALARRDGRFGVFQTDESGRTVRFVPVVQGTLDGDRQQILEPALTGTVVILGHHLLEDGSAVTVVTDADESGAGERAAS; encoded by the coding sequence ATGAAGAAGCCAATCGCCATCGTGGTCGTCCTGGTGCTGCTCAGCCTTCTGGGCTGGCGGGTTTACGTCAAGGCCCGGGCGCATGCGGCGGGTGCGGCGGGGCCCGGCGCAGGCAGGGGGCAGGCCGTGCCGATCGAGGTTGGCCCCGTGAGCACCGGGCTGATCCGGGACGTCGCGTTCTTCACCGGCTCGCTGAGGCCGCGGTCCGAGTTCACCGTGGCGCCGAAGGTATCCGGCCGACTGGAGCAACTGCTGGTGAACATCGGCGACCGGGTGAGTCGGGGACAGGTCGTGGCGGTGCTGGACGACGACGAGTACGTCCTCGAGGTTGAGCAGTCGCGGGCCGAGCTGGAGGTCGCCGAGGCGAACCTGATCCAGACGGAGAGCGCGCTGGCGATCGGCCGGCGGGAGTATGAGCGCGTGCAGGCGCTGAGGGAGAAGGGCATCGCCTCCGAGTCCGACCTGGACGCTGCCGAGGCGAACTTCCAGGCCCGGACGGCCGCCGCGCGGGTGGCCGCCGCGCAGGTCGCCCAGAGGAGGGCGGCGCTCCAGTCCGCACAGGTCCGCCAGTCGTACACGCAGATTGCGGTGGACTGGGAGGACGGGGCCGACGAGCGGCTCGTGGGGGAGCGGTTCGTGGACGAGGGGGCGCTTCTGAGGGCCAACGACCCCATCGTCTCGATCCTGGATCTGAACACGCTGACGGCCGCCCTTCACGTCATCGAGCGGGACTACACGAAGGTCCAGCCCGGCCAGGAGGTCATGGTGACCACGGACGCGTTCCCGGAGGAGACCTTCTCGGGCCGGGTCGTGCGCGTGGCCCCTCTGCTGCGCGAGACCTCACGACAGGCACGGGTCGAGGTCGAGCTGCCCAATCCGCAAGGGCTTCTGAAGCCGGGCATGTTCGTGCGCGCCTCGATCGAGTTCGGAAGGGTCGAGAACGCGACGACCGTGCCGTCCTCCGCCCTGGCGCGCCGGGACGGGCGCTTCGGCGTCTTCCAGACGGACGAGAGCGGCCGGACCGTCCGGTTCGTCCCCGTGGTGCAGGGCACCCTGGACGGGGACCGGCAGCAGATACTCGAGCCGGCACTGACGGGCACGGTCGTGATCCTGGGGCACCACCTGCTGGAGGACGGGTCGGCGGTCACGGTCGTGACCGACGCGGACGAGTCCGGGGCGGGGGAGAGGGCGGCTTCATGA
- a CDS encoding efflux RND transporter permease subunit, producing MNVTRLAVHRPVLTTMVALVVVILGGVSLARLPVDLMPDITFPTLSVATSYEDASPEEMEELVTRPTEQALSAVPGVEEVNSTSGMGTSQVRLSFAWGTDLDAAANDIRDRLDRVIGRLPEDAERPMLRKFDLASFPIMVLGASSRLDPVEMRRIIDDRIKYRLERVPGVAAIDVWGGREREIHVNLDPDRLKGLELSLDQIISRVRAGNVNVPAGNIERGIYDVLIRTPGEYRSLDEIRNTVVTVREGVPVLLREVATVDDTWPRITRIARVNRQNGVQMSVNKQSGTNTVDVARRVRRELVLLARDIPQIRLVPITDSADYIERSITNVGTTAMYGGLLAVLVLLVFLRSVRSTGVIATAIPLSIIATFALMYFCGFTLNIMTLGGLALGIGMLVDNSIVVLENIYRLHESGVPAERAAVDGADEVASAVIASTLTTVAVFLPLVFMRGMSGVMFRQLAYVVAFALLCSLGVALTVVPMLAARLFRAPRREHAAHSGLLERARRMGTGFTEGMESGYRKLLHAALGHRLIAVAVPVAMLVGALALIPLVGSELMPASDEGEVRIDGEMEVGTRVDVVDRQFRRIEAIVAEQVPELRHMVTGVGGGGFRAAGSHTGNLRLSLVPAAQRDRSSEEVSAALRAALSGIPGMTVRVRAGQGMMRMRGGGSSEAVQVDVRGYELDIGDALAARVEEVLAEVPGVTDVRLGRESGTPEELVRVDRRKAADMNVTVDAVGNMLQTVLSGTRATNYREGGDEFPVIVKLKDAERMDLRDLLDLTITNADGQPVVLRNVVTVEPETGPVRITRKDQERVVTVSANISGRDMGSVVRDAAEKLRSVPVPRGFSIAFVGDYEDQQEAFRELLLSIILALILVYMVMAAQYESLRDPFVIMFSVPEAAIGVILLLLLTNTTFNIQSYIGCIMLGGIVVNNAILLVDQTNLLRRRDGLPLREAIEEAARRRLRPILMTALTTSLAMLPLALALSEGSEAQAPMARALIGGLLSSTLITLVFVPVVYSVFERKTPANDE from the coding sequence ATGAACGTTACGCGCCTCGCCGTGCACCGTCCGGTTCTGACGACCATGGTCGCCCTGGTCGTGGTGATCCTCGGCGGCGTCTCGCTGGCGCGCCTGCCCGTGGACCTGATGCCGGACATCACCTTCCCGACGCTGTCGGTCGCGACATCCTACGAGGATGCCAGCCCGGAGGAGATGGAGGAACTGGTCACACGGCCGACCGAACAGGCCCTGAGCGCCGTGCCCGGGGTCGAAGAGGTCAACTCGACCTCCGGCATGGGCACCAGTCAGGTGCGCCTATCGTTCGCCTGGGGCACCGACCTGGACGCGGCGGCCAATGACATACGCGACCGCCTGGACCGGGTGATCGGGCGCCTGCCGGAGGATGCCGAGCGCCCGATGCTGCGCAAGTTCGACCTGGCCAGCTTCCCCATCATGGTCCTGGGCGCGTCCAGCCGCCTGGACCCCGTGGAGATGCGTCGGATCATCGACGACCGGATCAAGTACCGCCTCGAACGGGTGCCCGGGGTGGCGGCGATCGACGTCTGGGGCGGGCGCGAGCGGGAGATCCACGTCAACCTGGACCCCGACCGGCTCAAGGGACTGGAGCTGTCCCTGGACCAGATCATCAGCCGCGTCCGTGCCGGCAACGTCAACGTGCCGGCCGGCAACATCGAGCGCGGCATCTACGACGTGCTCATCCGCACGCCCGGCGAGTACCGCAGCCTGGACGAGATCCGCAACACGGTCGTGACCGTGCGCGAGGGCGTGCCCGTGCTTTTGCGCGAGGTGGCGACCGTCGACGACACCTGGCCCCGGATCACCCGGATCGCGCGGGTGAACCGCCAGAACGGCGTGCAGATGTCGGTGAACAAGCAGTCCGGCACGAACACCGTCGACGTGGCCCGGCGGGTGCGCAGGGAGCTGGTGCTCCTCGCTCGCGATATCCCGCAGATCCGCCTGGTGCCCATCACGGACTCGGCCGATTACATCGAGCGTTCGATCACGAATGTCGGGACCACGGCCATGTACGGCGGCCTTCTGGCCGTGCTGGTGCTGCTGGTCTTTCTGCGCAGCGTGCGCAGCACGGGCGTCATCGCCACGGCCATTCCGTTGTCGATCATCGCTACGTTCGCCCTGATGTACTTCTGCGGGTTCACGCTCAACATCATGACGCTGGGCGGGCTGGCGCTGGGAATCGGCATGTTGGTGGACAACTCGATCGTCGTGCTGGAGAACATCTACCGCCTGCACGAGTCCGGAGTGCCGGCCGAGCGCGCGGCCGTCGACGGCGCCGATGAGGTCGCGTCCGCCGTCATCGCCAGCACGCTCACGACGGTGGCCGTGTTCCTGCCCCTGGTGTTCATGCGCGGGATGTCCGGCGTGATGTTCCGCCAGTTGGCCTACGTGGTGGCGTTCGCGCTGCTCTGCTCGCTGGGGGTGGCCCTGACGGTGGTGCCGATGCTGGCCGCCCGGCTCTTCCGCGCCCCCCGCAGGGAGCATGCCGCCCACAGTGGGCTCCTCGAGAGAGCGCGCCGGATGGGGACGGGCTTCACCGAGGGGATGGAGAGCGGCTACCGGAAGCTCCTGCACGCCGCGCTGGGGCACCGCCTGATCGCCGTTGCCGTGCCTGTGGCCATGCTGGTCGGCGCCCTTGCCCTGATTCCGCTGGTCGGCAGCGAACTGATGCCCGCCTCGGACGAGGGGGAGGTGCGGATCGACGGCGAGATGGAGGTGGGCACGCGCGTGGACGTTGTGGACCGGCAGTTCAGGCGCATCGAGGCCATCGTCGCCGAGCAGGTGCCCGAGTTGCGGCACATGGTGACGGGCGTGGGCGGCGGCGGCTTTCGGGCGGCCGGCTCCCACACGGGCAACCTGCGCCTCTCCCTGGTGCCCGCTGCGCAGCGGGATCGCTCCAGCGAGGAGGTGTCGGCCGCCCTTCGCGCGGCGCTGTCCGGCATCCCGGGCATGACCGTCCGCGTCCGGGCGGGGCAGGGCATGATGCGGATGCGGGGCGGAGGCTCCTCGGAGGCGGTGCAGGTGGACGTGCGCGGGTATGAGCTGGACATCGGCGACGCGCTGGCCGCACGGGTCGAGGAGGTGCTCGCGGAGGTCCCCGGGGTGACGGACGTCCGCCTGGGCCGCGAGTCCGGCACCCCGGAGGAACTGGTCCGCGTCGACCGCCGGAAGGCCGCAGACATGAACGTCACCGTCGACGCCGTCGGCAACATGCTCCAGACCGTCCTCTCCGGCACGCGGGCCACCAACTACCGCGAGGGGGGGGACGAGTTCCCCGTCATCGTCAAGCTGAAGGACGCCGAGCGGATGGACCTGCGCGACCTGCTGGACCTGACGATCACGAACGCCGACGGCCAGCCGGTGGTGCTGCGGAACGTCGTGACCGTCGAGCCCGAGACCGGGCCCGTCCGCATCACTCGCAAGGACCAGGAACGCGTGGTGACCGTGTCGGCCAACATCAGCGGGCGGGACATGGGCAGCGTTGTCCGGGACGCGGCCGAGAAGCTCCGCTCGGTGCCCGTCCCCAGGGGGTTCAGCATCGCGTTCGTCGGCGACTACGAGGATCAGCAGGAAGCCTTCCGTGAACTGCTGCTGAGCATCATACTCGCCCTCATTCTCGTCTACATGGTGATGGCCGCCCAGTACGAATCCCTGCGCGACCCCTTCGTCATCATGTTCTCCGTGCCGGAGGCCGCCATCGGCGTCATCCTGCTGCTGCTCCTGACGAACACGACCTTCAACATCCAGTCCTACATCGGCTGCATCATGCTGGGCGGCATCGTGGTCAACAACGCCATCCTGCTGGTCGATCAGACGAACCTGCTGCGCCGCCGCGACGGCCTGCCCCTTCGAGAGGCCATCGAAGAGGCCGCACGCCGCCGGTTGCGTCCGATCCTGATGACCGCCCTGACGACCAGCCTCGCGATGCTCCCGCTGGCGCTGGCGCTCAGCGAGGGCAGTGAGGCCCAGGCGCCGATGGCCCGGGCGCTGATCGGCGGGCTCCTCAGTTCCACGCTGATCACCCTGGTCTTTGTGCCCGTCGTCTACTCCGTTTTCGAACGCAAGACGCCCGCCAACGATGAGTGA